From the Theobroma cacao cultivar B97-61/B2 chromosome 2, Criollo_cocoa_genome_V2, whole genome shotgun sequence genome, one window contains:
- the LOC18610409 gene encoding probable methyltransferase PMT2 — protein MALKPNSADGRTRSSIQIFVVVGLCCFFYILGAWQRSGFGKGDSIALEITKHGADCNILPSLNFETHHAGEVGNVDESEKSKSFEPCRPRYVDYTPCQDQKRAMTFPRDNMIYRERHCPREEEKLQCLVPAPQGYVTPFPWPKSRDYVPYANAPYKALTVEKAIQNWIQYEGNVFRFPGGGTQFPQGADKYIDQLASVIPITNGTVRTALDTGCGVASWGAYLWSRNVIAMSFAPRDSHEAQVQFALERGVPAVIGVLGTIKMPYPARAFDMAHCSRCLIPWGANDGMYLKEVDRVLRPGGYWVLSGPPINWRNNYKAWQRSKEELEEEQQKIEDTAKLLCWEKKHEKGEIAIWQKRVNDDSCRGRQDDSQASFCKAGEANDVWYKKMDACITPYPDVNSPDEVAGRELKPFPERLYAVPPRIASGSVPGFSVETYQEDNHKWKKHVKAYKKINRLIDSGRYRNILDMNAVLGGFAAALDSPKLWVMNVMPTIAQKDTLGVIYERGLIGIYHDWCEAFSTYPRTYDLIHAYGLFSLYKDRCNVEDILLEMDRILRPEGAVIFRDEVDVLIKVKKIAAGMRWDTKMIDHEDGPLVPEKILVAVKQYWVVGGNTTSTQ, from the exons atggCACTGAAACCGAATTCAGCTGATGGTAGAACGAGGAGTTCGATTCAAATATTTGTTGTTGTCGGATTATGTTGTTTTTTCTACATATTGGGAGCATGGCAAAGGAGTGGTTTTGGTAAAGGGGACAGTATAGCTTTAGAGATAACTAAACATGGTGCAGATTGCAACATCCTACCGAGCTTGAACTTTGAAACCCATCACGCCGGTGAAGTCGGGAACGTGGATGAATCCGAAAAGTCGAAATCTTTCGAGCCCTGTCGTCCTCGTTACGTTGATTACACCCCTTGCCAGGATCAAAAGCGTGCCATGACTTTCCCTAGGGACAACATGATTTACCGCGAGAGGCATTGCCCGAGGGAGGAAGAGAAGTTGCAGTGTCTTGTCCCGGCACCTCAAGGATATGTGACCCCGTTTCCTTGGCCTAAGAGTCGGGATTATGTGCCTTATGCTAATGCCCCGTACAAGGCCTTGACGGTTGAGAAGGCTATTCAGAATTGGATCCAATATGAAGGTAATGTATTTAGATTCCCTGGTGGAGGAACCCAGTTTCCGCAAGGGGCGGATAAGTATATTGATCAGCTTGCTTCAGTGATACCAATTACCAACGGGACGGTTAGGACTGCACTTGATACCGGTTGTGGG GTTGCAAGTTGGGGTGCATACCTTTGGAGTAGAAATGTTATTGCCATGTCTTTTGCACCAAGAGATTCACATGAAGCACAGGTTCAATTTGCTCTTGAGAGAGGTGTACCTGCTGTTATTGGTGTTCTTGGGACCATTAAGATGCCATATCCAGCTAGAGCTTTTGATATGGCTCACTGTTCTCGTTGCTTAATTCCATGGGGAGCGAATG ATGGAATGTACCTGAAGGAGGTTGATCGTGTTCTTAGACCTGGTGGTTACTGGGTACTTTCAGGTCCACCAATCAATTGGAGGAACAATTACAAAGCATGGCAGCGTTCCAAGGAGGAACTTGAGGAGGAACAACAAAAGATTGAGGACACTGCCAAACTTCTTTGCTGGGAGAAGAAGCACGAGAAGGGTGAAATTGCCATTTGGCAAAAGAGAGTCAATGATGATTCTTGTCGTGGTAGACAAGATGATTCTCAAGCTAGTTTCTGCAAAGCTGGAGAAGCTAATGATGTCTG GTACAAGAAAATGGATGCGTGCATTACTCCATATCCAGATGTTAATAGTCCAGATGAAGTTGCTGGTAGGGAACTGAAGCCATTCCCAGAGAGGTTATATGCTGTTCCTCCTAGAATTGCTAGTGGAAGTGTTCCTGGGTTTTCTGTTGAGACATACCAAGAGGACAACCATAAGTGGAAGAAGCATGTAAAAGCttataagaaaattaataGACTTATTGACTCTGGGAGGTATCGCAACATTTTGGATATGAATGCTGTCTTGGGAGGATTTGCTGCAGCTCTTGACTCTCCCAAATTGTGGGTTATGAATGTCATGCCCACTATAGCACAGAAAGACACCCTGGGTGTCATCTATGAGCGAGGATTGATTGGCATCTATCATGACTG GTGTGAGGCTTTCTCCACATACCCTAGGACATATGATCTCATTCATGCCTATGGTCTCTTCAGTTTGTACAAGGACAG ATGTAATGTGGAGGACATTCTACTGGAGATGGACCGAATTTTGCGTCCAGAAGGTGCGGTTATATTCCGTGATGAAGTTGATGTTCTAATTAAAGTGAAGAAGATAGCAGCAGGAATGAGGTGGGACACTAAGATGATTGACCATGAAGATGGCCCTTTGGTTCCTGAGAAGATATTGGTTGCTGTTAAGCAATATTGGGTTGTAGGTGGGAACACGACATCCACGCAGTGA